A single window of Ignavibacteriota bacterium DNA harbors:
- a CDS encoding cation:proton antiporter — MNLSAEQITIFLISISVMLFFAKLFGEIFSKLKQPSIMGEILAGVVLGPTVLGMISPNTFEFLFPQNNEINIALQSFTTIAVILLLLISGLEVDLAIVLSQGKKAIYTSLLGLFIPFFLGFGIAFLMPDFLGIGSGSSKMIFALFMGTALSISALPVIARTLMDLKIFKREIGVIIISAAMLNDLIGWLIFSIILGLLGTGKHGFTFIETTIAISIFLLFVLTIGKKIIDKLIPIISSKFSFPGGILSFILILGFLGAAFTEYIGVHAIFGSFLIGIAVGDSTHLNERTKEIIHQFVTNIFAPLFFVSIGLRVNFIENFNFLIISIILVLSFAGKVLGCGLGAYWSGLNKNDSLIIGFGMNSRGTMEIILGIIALEAGLINEQVFVALVIMAIITSLSSAPIMSYLLNKKDISKFSNIISERFILFTDEKDKGILIKKLVDVIADKIQLPSDSIYQDVIARENILPTGISNYLALPHAKVDIKEPMIAIAINKTGIDFEAGDGLLSRIIILLLTPKNNNELQLKLLSEIANKFDNKTEVEKLLTISSAKSIISELKK, encoded by the coding sequence TTGAATCTTTCAGCCGAACAAATAACTATTTTTTTAATCAGCATAAGTGTTATGCTGTTCTTTGCAAAATTGTTTGGCGAAATTTTTTCTAAACTAAAACAACCTTCAATAATGGGCGAAATTCTTGCCGGAGTTGTTTTGGGTCCCACAGTATTAGGAATGATATCACCCAATACATTTGAGTTTCTTTTTCCTCAAAACAATGAAATTAATATAGCGCTGCAAAGTTTTACCACAATAGCGGTAATATTGCTATTGTTAATTTCCGGATTGGAAGTTGATCTCGCAATTGTTTTAAGTCAAGGTAAAAAAGCAATATACACAAGCTTATTGGGGTTGTTTATTCCATTTTTTCTGGGTTTTGGAATAGCGTTTTTAATGCCGGATTTTTTAGGAATTGGTTCTGGAAGTTCTAAAATGATTTTTGCACTTTTTATGGGAACAGCATTATCAATATCAGCATTGCCCGTAATAGCCAGAACATTAATGGATCTAAAAATATTTAAACGCGAGATCGGTGTAATAATTATTTCGGCCGCCATGTTAAATGACTTAATCGGCTGGCTTATTTTTTCAATTATTCTTGGTTTATTAGGTACGGGAAAACATGGCTTTACATTTATAGAAACTACAATTGCAATTTCAATTTTCTTGTTATTTGTTTTAACAATTGGTAAAAAAATTATAGATAAATTAATTCCTATAATTAGTTCTAAATTTTCTTTTCCCGGCGGAATTTTAAGTTTTATTTTGATATTAGGCTTTTTAGGAGCGGCATTTACGGAGTATATTGGCGTTCATGCAATTTTTGGATCTTTTCTAATTGGAATTGCAGTTGGGGATTCAACCCATTTAAACGAGCGTACAAAAGAAATTATTCATCAATTTGTTACAAATATATTTGCTCCGCTATTTTTTGTGTCGATTGGCTTGAGAGTAAATTTTATCGAAAATTTTAACTTTTTAATTATCAGCATAATTTTAGTTTTATCTTTTGCAGGAAAAGTGCTTGGCTGCGGATTAGGCGCTTATTGGAGCGGATTGAATAAAAACGATTCATTGATTATCGGGTTCGGAATGAATTCCAGAGGTACGATGGAAATAATACTTGGAATTATTGCACTTGAAGCCGGTCTAATAAACGAACAGGTTTTTGTTGCCTTGGTAATTATGGCAATTATCACGTCTTTATCAAGCGCTCCTATTATGAGTTATTTATTGAATAAAAAGGACATCTCAAAATTTTCGAATATTATTTCCGAAAGATTTATTTTATTTACCGATGAAAAAGATAAAGGAATATTAATTAAAAAATTGGTGGATGTTATCGCGGATAAAATTCAATTACCAAGCGACTCTATTTACCAAGATGTTATTGCCAGAGAAAATATTTTACCGACGGGAATTTCTAATTACTTAGCATTGCCTCATGCAAAAGTTGATATTAAAGAACCAATGATTGCAATAGCAATTAATAAAACCGGAATTGATTTTGAAGCCGGAGACGGATTATTGAGCAGAATAATTATTTTACTTTTAACACCGAAAAATAATAATGAATTGCAATTAAAATTACTTTCAGAAATCGCGAATAAATTCGATAATAAAACCGAAGTGGAAAAACTTTTAACTATTTCATCCGCTAAATCAATAATAAGCGAACTAAAGAAATGA
- a CDS encoding carboxypeptidase-like regulatory domain-containing protein: MLKKNLYILITLIFYSVIISAQKYTINGNVADNQTKTGLAYSNIKVEGTGFGTSTNISGEFKLNLAKGNYLIIASYLGYKSDSVKVELNSDKIINFSLESVQLKLDEVTVRPGRNPAYDIIEKAIAAKEKIKSKISDYSYSAYTKGLIKTTQDFQNSSYSISSKDTGEIKITGIIENESRGFFKTPDLSKYYIVARKQSANTPPFVNVLTGGNILQSFYEDKLAFLGKMIPSPISKQALTYYYFYIEKETAIDNKKVYQIYFAPDNTADPGFYGNIFIEDETYNLLKVDVNLNRMANPGGLFDNIKVFQQFSLFDNGIVLPVDYRIFAYGNYIGIVKFGFELNTIMNNYEINKNIEDDFFDNTLISVLPEADKKTEEYWNSIQSIPNTTEETLAYARIDSLKKAKTALGEEINFLSERIKLSDYFSISGPLALYSFNKVEGSTLNFDLYFSDSEEQRLNGNLDFSYGFSDKKFKKQISALYKFGDYRTTSLRISAYDKITDLFGVSDNYNKFTSTFLSLLTKYDFRDYYYSKGFETEISSDIFPILNLGIGFKNRTDKSAINNSDFSFFYPSKKYNENKNIYNTKTNSISANFSIDFRKFIEDGFFRRRIPRRTYIILEGFAEFSDIDFLKSQNNFSLYELNAFGSFPTSDNWMMEFYADKIFSNGAVPFQLLHALPGNISAAGKNNSFRTLRIGEVFGDEVTEVFLNHNFGDELFSLLQIPLIQDLQLQFAIHLNAAVSNISSDSKNILMHNSAIFKKPFYELGFSVGHLLIPLSFEFTWKLNYLGKNNFVFGINTFAL; the protein is encoded by the coding sequence ATGCTAAAAAAAAACTTATATATTCTAATCACTTTAATATTCTACTCTGTAATTATTTCTGCTCAGAAATATACTATAAACGGAAATGTTGCTGATAACCAAACAAAAACCGGATTGGCATACTCAAATATTAAAGTTGAAGGAACGGGATTTGGAACTTCTACAAATATTTCCGGTGAATTTAAATTAAATCTTGCCAAAGGAAATTATTTAATAATTGCGTCCTATCTTGGCTATAAATCCGATTCAGTAAAAGTTGAACTAAACAGTGATAAAATTATAAATTTTTCTCTTGAGTCGGTTCAATTGAAATTGGATGAAGTTACCGTAAGACCCGGAAGAAATCCCGCTTATGATATCATTGAAAAAGCAATTGCGGCAAAGGAAAAAATTAAAAGTAAAATATCCGACTATTCATATTCCGCCTATACAAAAGGTTTGATAAAAACGACGCAGGATTTTCAAAATTCAAGTTATTCAATTTCTTCTAAAGATACCGGCGAGATAAAAATAACCGGAATTATCGAAAATGAAAGTCGAGGATTTTTTAAAACACCGGATTTATCCAAATATTATATAGTCGCAAGAAAACAATCGGCAAATACTCCTCCGTTTGTAAATGTTTTAACGGGCGGCAACATACTTCAAAGTTTTTATGAAGACAAACTTGCATTCCTCGGCAAAATGATACCAAGTCCAATTTCCAAACAAGCGTTAACATATTATTATTTTTATATTGAAAAGGAAACTGCAATTGATAATAAAAAAGTATATCAAATTTATTTTGCACCCGATAATACGGCCGATCCAGGCTTTTATGGAAATATTTTTATTGAGGACGAAACATATAACCTCTTAAAAGTTGATGTCAATTTAAATCGAATGGCAAATCCCGGCGGATTATTTGACAATATAAAAGTGTTTCAGCAATTTTCACTTTTTGATAACGGCATTGTTCTTCCGGTTGATTACAGAATTTTTGCTTACGGAAATTATATCGGAATTGTGAAATTCGGTTTTGAACTAAATACAATTATGAATAATTATGAAATCAACAAAAATATTGAAGACGATTTCTTTGATAATACGCTGATTTCCGTTTTGCCGGAAGCCGATAAAAAAACTGAAGAATATTGGAACTCAATTCAGTCAATTCCTAATACTACGGAAGAAACATTGGCATACGCCAGAATTGACAGTTTAAAAAAAGCCAAGACTGCTTTAGGCGAAGAAATAAATTTCCTTTCAGAAAGAATTAAGTTGAGCGATTATTTTTCTATTTCGGGACCGCTTGCGCTTTACAGTTTTAACAAAGTTGAAGGCAGTACATTAAATTTTGATCTTTATTTTTCTGATTCCGAAGAACAAAGACTTAACGGCAATTTGGATTTCAGTTACGGATTTTCGGATAAGAAATTTAAAAAACAAATTTCCGCACTTTATAAGTTTGGAGATTACCGAACAACTTCATTAAGAATTTCCGCTTATGATAAAATAACCGATCTTTTCGGAGTTTCCGATAATTACAATAAATTTACATCCACTTTTTTAAGTCTATTAACCAAATATGATTTTAGAGATTATTACTATTCTAAAGGATTTGAAACAGAGATTAGTTCGGATATTTTTCCAATTTTAAATCTTGGAATCGGATTTAAGAATAGAACAGATAAGTCGGCAATTAATAATTCAGATTTTTCATTTTTCTACCCGAGTAAAAAGTATAATGAAAATAAAAACATATACAATACAAAGACAAATTCAATTTCAGCAAACTTTTCAATTGATTTCAGAAAATTTATTGAAGATGGCTTTTTCAGAAGGCGGATTCCGCGAAGGACATACATTATTTTAGAAGGTTTCGCAGAATTTAGTGATATTGATTTTTTGAAGAGTCAAAATAATTTTTCGCTATATGAGTTGAACGCGTTTGGTTCATTCCCAACATCAGATAACTGGATGATGGAATTTTATGCAGATAAAATATTTTCAAACGGAGCCGTTCCTTTTCAATTGCTGCATGCGCTTCCAGGAAACATCAGCGCCGCCGGAAAAAACAATTCATTTAGAACATTAAGAATTGGAGAAGTCTTTGGTGATGAAGTAACTGAAGTTTTCTTAAATCATAATTTTGGCGATGAGCTGTTTTCCCTTTTGCAAATTCCGTTAATTCAGGATTTGCAGCTGCAGTTTGCGATTCATTTAAATGCCGCAGTATCAAATATTTCATCCGATAGTAAAAATATTTTGATGCACAATTCAGCGATTTTTAAAAAACCATTTTATGAGCTGGGTTTCAGTGTTGGGCATTTACTCATTCCCTTATCATTTGAGTTTACTTGGAAATTGAATTACTTAGGAAAAAATAATTTCGTTTTCGGAATTAATACTTTTGCTTTATAG
- a CDS encoding HAMP domain-containing histidine kinase, with product MSNDKLSERDQFFSKLSHDLRGSFTSILGFSDILNDPNEKLTYEEITEYVSRIGSQTRESYELLLNFINWLKLDTYNYGLTKENLNLLDLILQTKNFYKRICIEKKIEIKTDISDTQSLLIDYEIANSIFNNIFLFLSRISKSNSVISIKSIATEFDDIAAIEFTTNFSEEDFSYLNNLKLEKLNSDVSFPIVFAIKFTELSGGDLNFFQDLDNTLKIVLHLPS from the coding sequence ATGAGCAATGATAAACTTTCTGAAAGAGACCAGTTTTTTTCAAAATTAAGTCATGATCTTAGAGGATCATTTACCAGTATTCTTGGATTCAGCGATATTTTAAATGACCCTAATGAAAAGCTGACTTATGAAGAAATAACAGAGTATGTTTCCAGAATTGGAAGTCAAACTCGTGAATCATATGAACTTCTTTTAAATTTTATAAATTGGCTTAAACTTGATACGTATAATTACGGACTTACTAAAGAAAATTTAAATTTGCTTGATTTAATTCTCCAGACGAAAAATTTCTATAAAAGAATTTGTATCGAAAAAAAAATTGAAATTAAAACTGATATAAGTGACACTCAAAGTTTGTTAATTGATTATGAAATTGCCAACTCAATATTTAATAATATTTTTTTATTTCTCAGCCGTATATCAAAAAGTAATTCGGTTATATCAATAAAATCCATAGCGACTGAATTCGACGATATTGCAGCCATAGAATTTACGACAAACTTTTCCGAAGAAGATTTTTCATATTTAAATAATTTGAAATTGGAGAAACTTAATTCGGATGTTTCATTTCCTATAGTTTTTGCGATTAAGTTTACGGAACTTTCCGGCGGTGATTTGAACTTCTTTCAAGATTTGGACAACACTCTTAAAATAGTATTACATCTGCCAAGCTGA
- a CDS encoding PAS domain S-box protein encodes MNSKIFFKENFEISKSFTIQLNPSLKIINSDNDNLSFFSFEKYDIEGKSVLNLFAISERSRIKSLLLKFISGKNKNINFNSLLITNGKIRIPVKINSVKINLDNDIIILLSIYNLSEEEKYNLLISELHKCSQNFNSNSKKNVQNTFKTLSKIFNSKSILFTKSNGEIIYNFSMLNGKNAKDDIAVFVNKSCKERLKNNSSTTVFIPDLSKQDFGKANRFFKLNKFKTYLGKIVKTDEKYLGIICIFFTNNFIPDNVDLKVLDILSTIFAIEESKISTEQSNLENESRFKSLFDNSTVGIYRSTPKGKIVFANPKFISLLGYDSLEDLQKIDINKNLYLNHKNRKEFKQILEKEHTIYGYLENLKRKDGTIVNIRESSRVIKDKKNGKILFYEGTIEDITTQKIIENALIESEDKFRSIFQSSGFGICIVSGDKKFIDVNPKFCDIFGYSKQELLKMTFMDLTHPDFIKSSNMLIKELFQRKEKQITIEKKYIKKNGEVFWGAITVSLLTDKTSGKTNLLGISEDITQRIQFINDLKIRDQILSALSFSTETFLKTLDWQANINEVLKRLSESLKVKRSYIYQNIISKDDDIKFSLKHEWVDYNISPKINDPIFQNFSYGKYNLRELYTTLLKNEIFVINSDAIGTKEKKYLGIKNKKSIIIIPIFESNLLWGFMGFEDFDNKRIWLDQEIEAIKTAGNLFGVAIKRKIFEEELLKAKINAEESEKLKSHFLAQISHEIRSPINSILSFTNLVKEEVREKIDPELKSSFEIIESAGNRITRTIDLILNMSEIQTNTYEYIPRKVDIYEEILIPLASEFKTVALAKGLEFKLTKNSNNTVKNLDPYTVMQIFANLIDNAIKYTNKGKVEVEISKDKKRNLIVSVIDTGIGISSKYLPKLFIPFSQEEQGYSRKFEGNGLGLALVKNYCELIKADISVKSKKNAGTTFSVHFS; translated from the coding sequence ATGAACAGTAAAATTTTCTTTAAAGAAAATTTTGAAATTTCAAAATCATTTACAATTCAGTTAAATCCTTCATTAAAAATTATTAATTCAGACAACGACAATTTATCCTTTTTCAGTTTTGAAAAATATGATATAGAAGGTAAATCAGTTTTAAATCTTTTTGCAATTAGTGAAAGATCGCGAATCAAATCGCTTCTGTTAAAATTTATTTCAGGAAAAAATAAAAATATAAATTTTAATTCACTACTAATTACAAACGGTAAAATTAGAATTCCCGTAAAAATAAATTCTGTAAAAATAAATTTAGACAATGATATTATTATTCTGCTTTCAATATATAATTTGTCAGAAGAAGAAAAATACAATCTTTTAATATCAGAACTTCACAAATGCTCTCAAAATTTCAACTCTAATTCAAAAAAAAATGTTCAAAATACTTTTAAAACTTTGAGTAAAATTTTCAATTCAAAATCAATTTTATTTACAAAAAGCAATGGTGAAATTATTTACAATTTTTCAATGCTGAATGGTAAAAATGCCAAAGATGATATTGCCGTATTTGTAAATAAAAGTTGTAAAGAAAGATTAAAAAACAATTCAAGTACTACAGTATTTATACCCGACTTAAGCAAACAAGATTTTGGTAAAGCGAATAGATTCTTTAAGTTGAATAAATTTAAAACTTATTTGGGAAAAATTGTTAAGACTGACGAAAAATATTTGGGAATAATCTGTATTTTTTTTACTAATAATTTTATTCCGGATAATGTTGATCTAAAAGTTCTTGATATATTAAGCACGATATTTGCGATAGAAGAATCAAAAATTTCAACTGAACAAAGTAATCTTGAAAACGAAAGCAGATTTAAAAGTTTATTTGATAATTCGACCGTAGGAATTTACAGATCAACTCCCAAAGGAAAAATTGTTTTTGCTAATCCTAAATTTATCAGTCTTTTAGGTTATGATTCTCTTGAAGATTTGCAAAAAATTGATATCAACAAAAATCTATATCTTAATCATAAAAACAGAAAAGAATTTAAACAAATACTCGAAAAAGAACATACTATTTACGGATATTTGGAAAATCTGAAAAGAAAAGACGGAACAATAGTAAATATTAGAGAAAGTTCAAGGGTAATTAAAGATAAAAAAAATGGTAAAATTCTTTTCTACGAAGGAACAATTGAAGATATAACAACCCAAAAAATTATAGAAAATGCATTGATTGAAAGTGAAGATAAATTCAGATCAATATTTCAGTCAAGCGGATTTGGAATTTGTATTGTAAGCGGCGATAAAAAATTCATTGACGTAAATCCTAAATTCTGTGATATTTTTGGTTACTCCAAACAAGAATTGCTAAAAATGACTTTCATGGATTTAACACATCCTGATTTTATCAAATCAAGTAATATGTTAATAAAAGAGTTATTTCAGAGAAAGGAGAAGCAGATTACAATTGAAAAAAAATATATCAAAAAAAATGGAGAAGTTTTTTGGGGAGCCATTACTGTAAGCCTTTTAACAGATAAAACGAGTGGGAAAACAAATTTATTGGGAATTTCAGAAGATATTACTCAAAGAATTCAATTTATAAATGATCTCAAAATAAGAGACCAAATTTTATCCGCACTTAGTTTTTCAACGGAAACTTTCCTTAAAACATTGGATTGGCAGGCAAATATTAATGAAGTATTAAAGAGACTAAGTGAAAGTTTGAAAGTTAAGCGAAGTTATATATACCAAAATATAATTTCGAAAGATGATGATATAAAATTCAGCTTAAAACATGAATGGGTAGATTACAATATTTCGCCAAAAATAAATGATCCTATATTCCAAAATTTTTCATACGGTAAATACAATTTACGTGAACTTTATACAACTCTTCTTAAAAATGAAATATTTGTAATTAACAGCGACGCAATCGGAACAAAAGAAAAAAAATATCTTGGTATAAAGAACAAAAAATCTATAATAATAATTCCAATTTTTGAATCGAATTTATTATGGGGATTTATGGGTTTTGAAGATTTTGATAATAAAAGAATTTGGCTTGATCAAGAAATTGAAGCGATCAAAACCGCTGGTAATCTTTTCGGCGTCGCAATTAAAAGAAAAATATTTGAGGAAGAATTACTTAAAGCAAAAATTAATGCCGAAGAATCCGAAAAATTAAAATCACATTTTCTCGCGCAAATCTCTCATGAAATCAGATCACCTATTAACTCAATTTTAAGTTTTACAAATTTAGTTAAAGAAGAAGTTCGCGAAAAAATTGATCCGGAGTTAAAGTCAAGTTTTGAAATTATAGAATCAGCCGGAAATAGAATTACGAGAACAATTGATTTAATTCTGAATATGTCGGAGATTCAGACAAATACATATGAATATATTCCAAGAAAAGTTGATATTTATGAAGAAATATTAATCCCTCTTGCTTCAGAATTTAAAACTGTTGCGTTGGCAAAAGGTCTTGAATTTAAATTGACAAAAAATTCAAACAATACAGTTAAGAATCTTGACCCTTATACGGTAATGCAGATTTTTGCCAATCTTATTGATAATGCAATTAAATATACAAACAAGGGAAAAGTAGAAGTTGAAATCTCGAAAGATAAAAAAAGGAATTTAATTGTTAGTGTTATTGATACCGGAATAGGAATTTCATCAAAATATTTACCTAAACTATTTATTCCGTTTTCGCAGGAAGAGCAGGGATATTCCAGAAAATTTGAAGGAAATGGTTTAGGACTTGCATTGGTAAAAAATTATTGCGAATTGATAAAAGCGGATATTTCTGTAAAAAGTAAAAAAAATGCCGGCACAACTTTCAGCGTTCATTTTTCATAA
- a CDS encoding sulfite exporter TauE/SafE family protein produces the protein MNFLFIVFVSIIVSGFGSIVGFGGGVFMIPILVIFFHYPIKIAIGAVVISLIPSALISTLFNLNKNNIDYKTAVILEIPTILGTIIGAYLTKIFSITLVEILFSIIVFIIGFKMISQTESKKQSFGKNSLMYKFNNFGPKIIRKTDLGVYKISMIVSTIFGIISGTIAGFLGIGGGFIKVPIMTEIFSMPAVTASATALFMILFTSISGSVSHLLLGHIIISYAIPVILGFSIGAFGGNFINPKLSDKTLKQLIGIGLLLAAVSIIFNMII, from the coding sequence ATGAATTTTCTTTTTATCGTTTTTGTTTCAATAATTGTAAGCGGTTTTGGTTCAATAGTTGGATTTGGCGGCGGTGTATTTATGATTCCAATTTTAGTTATCTTTTTTCATTATCCGATAAAAATTGCAATAGGAGCGGTTGTTATTTCACTTATACCTTCGGCATTGATTTCAACTTTGTTCAATTTAAATAAAAATAATATAGATTATAAAACAGCGGTTATTCTGGAAATTCCAACAATTTTAGGGACAATTATTGGCGCTTATCTTACCAAAATATTTTCAATTACCTTGGTTGAAATTTTGTTTTCAATAATTGTATTTATAATCGGTTTTAAAATGATTTCCCAAACTGAATCAAAAAAGCAGAGCTTTGGAAAAAATTCATTAATGTATAAGTTCAATAATTTTGGTCCAAAAATAATTAGAAAAACAGATCTTGGGGTTTATAAAATAAGTATGATTGTAAGTACAATATTTGGAATTATTTCAGGTACCATAGCGGGATTTTTAGGAATTGGCGGAGGTTTTATTAAAGTTCCAATTATGACTGAAATTTTTTCAATGCCGGCGGTTACCGCTTCGGCAACAGCGTTGTTTATGATTCTGTTTACTAGCATAAGCGGTAGTGTAAGTCATTTATTATTAGGACATATAATTATTTCCTATGCAATTCCGGTAATTTTAGGTTTTTCAATTGGAGCTTTTGGCGGAAATTTTATAAATCCCAAACTTAGTGATAAAACGTTAAAACAGTTAATCGGAATTGGCTTGCTGCTCGCCGCCGTATCTATAATTTTTAATATGATTATATAA
- a CDS encoding DUF4900 domain-containing protein produces the protein MGGKASIFLVLGFSTIILIIGLNMNRVSSSAVDNSSNYYENEIAKEIARSGINLAASNLSRNHSWNPTDKKFNYLGDKNLEISVKESGDIKTVTAIGIFKGVAKTIEVKIKLASFSEYAYFSNVEGDIWWTGTDSVWGPFHTNDNIQVQGHPYFNGPVTSHGGIMKYYTDKATDAPTIQGTYIPGTTINIPTDGITNLSASASKAGHVFTGTSQVFLKFAGDSIKYKFNSGDPYVTVLGSSLAPNGVIYVNNGNLRIEGTVKGNWSVGSNKNVYLDNDVVYSKVPNYKDKNDASPDLLGIVSQNDVIITDNTANRSSINVHAAIYCEDGGFTAENYTSRTLSGTIHLIGGITQNQRKGVGTFTADKTKKIPKSGFPYKDYKYDSRLLKKVPPYFPSTNTFKVLSWLE, from the coding sequence ATGGGAGGAAAAGCATCAATATTTTTAGTACTTGGTTTTAGCACAATTATATTAATAATTGGGCTAAATATGAATAGAGTTTCTTCTAGCGCCGTAGATAATTCCTCAAATTATTATGAAAATGAAATCGCAAAAGAAATTGCGAGAAGCGGCATAAATTTAGCTGCAAGTAATTTATCAAGAAATCATAGCTGGAATCCGACAGATAAAAAATTTAATTATCTTGGCGATAAAAATTTGGAAATTTCTGTAAAAGAATCTGGTGATATTAAAACAGTTACTGCAATAGGAATTTTTAAAGGAGTTGCAAAAACAATTGAAGTAAAAATAAAATTGGCAAGTTTTTCAGAATATGCCTATTTCTCAAATGTTGAAGGCGATATTTGGTGGACTGGCACCGATTCTGTTTGGGGTCCATTCCATACAAATGACAATATTCAAGTTCAAGGTCATCCATATTTTAATGGTCCTGTTACTTCACATGGCGGAATTATGAAATATTATACCGATAAAGCCACCGATGCTCCAACTATTCAAGGGACATATATTCCTGGAACAACCATTAATATTCCAACAGATGGCATAACAAATCTTTCGGCTTCAGCAAGTAAAGCCGGACACGTTTTTACAGGAACATCACAAGTCTTTTTAAAATTTGCAGGCGATAGTATAAAATATAAATTTAATAGCGGCGATCCTTATGTTACTGTTTTAGGAAGCTCTCTTGCGCCTAACGGTGTTATATATGTAAATAACGGTAATTTGCGAATTGAAGGAACAGTAAAAGGTAATTGGTCCGTTGGAAGCAATAAAAATGTGTATTTAGATAATGATGTTGTATATTCAAAAGTTCCCAATTATAAAGATAAAAACGATGCTTCCCCTGATCTTCTAGGAATAGTTTCTCAAAATGATGTTATAATTACGGATAATACCGCAAATCGTTCAAGTATAAATGTCCATGCCGCAATATATTGCGAGGATGGCGGTTTTACCGCGGAAAATTATACAAGCAGAACATTAAGCGGAACAATTCATTTAATTGGCGGAATTACCCAAAATCAAAGAAAAGGAGTTGGTACCTTTACGGCAGATAAAACAAAAAAAATACCTAAATCAGGTTTCCCTTATAAAGATTACAAATACGATAGTCGCTTATTGAAAAAAGTCCCGCCTTATTTTCCAAGCACAAACACATTTAAAGTTCTTTCTTGGTTAGAATAG
- a CDS encoding universal stress protein, translated as MFAKIGLAITFSPTGRALLKETLRLQNLFDSQLVLIHIGEKNKEAEERLYGTIESAGIKENSYEVIWDKGDPASAILKNSTKAKVDLLISGALEKENLFKFYFGSVARTIMREFGSSTLILKSPTENPSGFKRFYVSADYSLLGEKTILTAYKFALRENASEFVIVRDFHAPGISASIIDGGTSDEIQLAKKQWISEEEEKMKLFVRELNLKEIEPKIVCLYGREGWEAGNYARQKNADIFVVYSQPKKLKFLDKLFPHDSEFTFEKLPSNLLIIR; from the coding sequence ATGTTTGCAAAAATAGGTTTAGCAATTACTTTTTCGCCTACGGGCAGAGCATTATTAAAAGAAACGTTACGACTTCAAAATTTGTTTGATTCACAGTTGGTTTTAATTCACATAGGTGAAAAAAATAAAGAGGCTGAAGAACGTTTGTATGGAACAATTGAAAGTGCCGGAATTAAAGAGAACAGCTATGAAGTAATTTGGGATAAAGGTGATCCGGCTTCCGCAATTTTGAAAAACAGCACAAAAGCAAAAGTGGATTTATTGATTTCCGGAGCTTTGGAAAAAGAAAATTTATTTAAATTTTATTTCGGTTCGGTTGCCAGAACAATAATGAGAGAATTTGGTTCTTCAACTTTAATACTAAAATCACCAACCGAAAATCCGAGCGGATTTAAAAGATTTTATGTTTCCGCGGATTATTCATTGCTTGGCGAGAAAACAATTTTGACAGCCTATAAATTTGCGCTCAGAGAAAATGCGTCTGAATTTGTTATTGTAAGAGATTTTCACGCGCCTGGTATAAGCGCTTCTATTATTGACGGCGGAACATCCGATGAAATACAACTGGCAAAGAAACAATGGATCAGTGAAGAAGAAGAAAAAATGAAATTGTTTGTAAGGGAACTGAATTTAAAAGAAATTGAACCTAAGATTGTTTGTCTTTATGGAAGAGAAGGCTGGGAAGCCGGAAATTATGCTCGGCAAAAAAATGCGGATATTTTTGTTGTTTACAGCCAGCCCAAAAAATTGAAATTTTTAGATAAGCTATTCCCGCATGATTCAGAATTTACTTTTGAAAAACTTCCTTCCAACTTATTAATTATTAGGTAA